In the genome of Astatotilapia calliptera chromosome 18, fAstCal1.2, whole genome shotgun sequence, the window GAAGCAGAACCATTGCATCAGAAACATTAAAGAAGGATAAAGTCCCACCTCTGAAATCTAGATACACTCCTATTCTGCAAGCACACTGGGCACTGAGAGTCATGCTCTCCTTAttgtgctgaaatgagcagGCTGTGGGTGAGCAGTCCAGGCTCCACGATTTAGAGTTGTGCCCCAGCTTGCACTCGCTCCCTCCTCCGGCCCGGCTCATGTTCTTGTAGCACACGCCGACGGAAACCCCTCCGTTTCCGGTCCACTCGATCTCCCAGTAGCAGCGTCCAGCCATCCCGGCCTTACACAGCACCTGTGCCCAGCTGGTGAAGCGGTCTGGGTGGTCCGCGTAGGGCTGCGGGTCGGCGCGTGTGGTCACAGCTCGTTGCCCGTCAGAGAAGCACAAGTAAGAGTTGGCAGTGTTCGGGTCCAGGATTATATCGTTGTAATCTGGACAGAAGATGAGCGTGTGCTACAGATGACTGTATTTGATGGTGGTATGATTTGTAAATGATCGTACTCACATTGAAGAAAATCAGCTCTCGTCTTTGGTTCTGAGTTGTAGGGTATGTCAGCGTCTTTAACTGTTAGATTTAGAGGATAAAgggttaaattaaatttaagtgACAGTTTTCTAAGTTGCTTTTGTGTGTGAGGTTTAGTAAATCTCACCTTTAGACCTTTCAGAGTTGTTCTTACTGCTGCTTTCTTTCAGTAAAGtgactgaaaatgtaaattagaaaataaaGGTGTTGGGGTTTCTTTGTAAATCGTGTGTGTTGCAATGAGAAGTGAAGTAAAGGGTACATTTACGTCACTACTTACccttttcagatattttggaGAATTCTTTTTGAAGTGTATCATCCAGATTGTCCTTCAGGTTAACCAGCGCCCCTTTCGTGGTTTTATACATCAAATAATGAAGCGCATCAGTGCTGGGCATCTCCACGGGCTTTGTAGGGAAGTGAAGAGACTTGCACTTCTGCAAAAACATtcaacacaacagcatttgaatTAGGGCTGTTGgatataacaatatatatcggatgaccacaactgtttacggcaatatttttttttttcatcgttttgacggtcactgtagtggctatattaatttcttaaagttctctctttctcttataacCACACTgtggacggacaagcgcctgtttttatgcattaGCAACAATGATGGTAACACTATcgtgtgtccgcttgtttattttccatataaacctttcacaataaagctcaggatcctgttgagacttttcaaaataaactgaatcacgtgaaagagcagattatttacggatgagaagtaaaaaaagatCCGCcatgtgctaaaaaataaaccttagactcaaatgttagaacaggcttttccccgcagcacgccgtgtaataaatactcaaagaaaacagtcgttacaacttatgtctaaaaatgtatcgtttcatgcatctgttaaaacactcgactccaggtacatcacgcgcagctggaaacacttcccgagctgcccgagattcacagaatttacagaaaatgttacatttttgtgatttatatcgtcatcggacgatagaattcttatatcgggatatgagattttggtcatatcgcacagccctaatttGAATACAAATGCAGCAGGTGTAAATAAACCAGGAAGGCTCGCAGAACAGTTGTGGTGAATCGCTTACAGCCCAGACCATAATTAAAGagcaagttttatttatttatttttaatttaataaaaaggattaaaaggagacaaaacatttaaatatattatcgTGCTGAATACTTTGGATGTGTTTGATAAATAGGCCATTTGGCTGCAGTTCAAACATTACTCAGGTTAACATGGATCCAAATAGGGGAAAGCAGGGTCATAAGACGACAAGCATAAGTCGGCAGGTTTGACCTTTTCCATAGTTCTGCATCAGTAAACATACAGGAGTCTTTCTGGGAAGGGACCTTACAAAGTGCCTTTGCCAAATGATGTGTGACTGAAGTTCACTGCAACTCTGCAACTTCTGaattttaaagtttgtaatttgagttttcacttcagtttttctCATGCTAAGTTTCAGATTTGTCCTTGATTCTGGAGATCCTGGAAACACTTCAACAGACGCTGAATGAACTTTAGTGTTAGTAGCTAAAGCTGATAGCACACGTGTCATTTGGATTATTTATCATCCTCAGTTAAATCTCACTTCATAAGTAAATATAGAAATTACAGTGTACTTAGTTTTAGATGTGATTAATTTCAGTAATTTTTAAGAGGAACAGTGAAAGTAAATTATCTAGACGTTAGTAAAATGGGAAATAACCTCACTGTCTTCTGCCTGATTAGAATTTCCCTCACCATCCAAAGCCAAAAGAGGTAAGTGAACACTAAACTGAGCAGATTGTGTATTTATAAAACCCCTTTCTGGCCTCAGGGCCCCAAATCAGCAAAGTATATCAAAAAGCTTTGAACGTTTCCCTTATAAGAGAGACTTGTGgttagattaaaaacaaaagtcaatCTTTCCCACATTTTTAGTTCAAACTTCAGTTTCACACCTGAAGAAAGTGGATGTGGTCTTCAGTGTGAGAGAGCTTCTCCAGCTCAGCGCCGGTCCTCTTGAGCTCGGCCATCTCCTTCTGTATcttctccagctcctcctcAGCCTGACTGACGGCTGCTTTGCCCTGGACTCTGATCAGCTCCTTCACCTCGCTGTTCTGTTTCTCAATGGATCGGATCAGCTTGGAGAAAATCCTCTCACTCTCCTCCTGTGCAGCCTCCGTGGAGTGCTGTGGAAGATAAAAGTTTCCTCTTTTGGTCCCCTGGATTCACTGGAACTGCACTTTtgacaaagacacattttaaagCTCCTGGAGAGGAAATTCACTCACCTTGATGTATCTGATTACGTATCGTAGTTCCTTCTCACTCTCCTTCAGTTTCTGCACAGACTTCAAAGAGGTCTCCTGGAGTTTTTTCTAAGAGAATACAAAAGATGAATATCAATCACATGGAGCAGTCCCCTGTGCCGCTTAGGCGAATAATTTTTCGCGGCTGCATTTCACGGTGGAAAGTTTTGATTTCAAAAATCAAAGGATGGCAGTACAGTAGGAGGCCTTTGGTCTTCCAGCCAAGATACAGCAGCAGGACCAAAGCACACGTTACTCTGCTTGTGTTCAATATTTTCAATGCtgagttttctttatttgtatatAATGGCTATCACTGTGACTTTGTAGCCTTTTCCAGAGTGACACATATCAGTGACTTTGTCTTTAAAGCAACACAAGAAAAGATGAGAACAATCTTAGTCTACTTCATATGTTTTAAGTGATTccttgattcaacaggtctggcagcaaaactcagctttccaaaaaatgtcGATTAAGAGTTTTTTGAGCTTACATCATAGACTGTACACATGACCTTatctggaaaaaaggaaaatattcaaCAAGCAGCCTAACAGGTAACAGCCTCTAATTGGtcggtttttctttctttctcattccTCATCTGGCTCTCTCTGGCTTTAACACTTACCTCTACAGACTGAGGAGTACTATCCCTAAGTACTGATTTGATATGTAAATCTTGACAAGTTTCCCCTTAAAATCCAAATTTGTGCTGCCAGTAAAAgctctctgtctaaataaaggTCTTAGAAAGCCAATAGAAGGTCAAGTGcacattttgaatttcaaatcCACTCAGAAaagattgcaaaaaaaaagaaaaatgctcaaACCCACCTGCTGTTTTGCCCTCTCGTCCACCACGGAGACAGTTTCATGGCCCTTATGGCTCTCTTTAACACACTGCGAGCACACACAGTGCTGGTCATTGTGACAGTACAGCCTCAGTAACTTATCGTGCTGTGGGCACAGCTTCTCTTTCAGCTGATCCGAAGGTGGGATCAGCTTATGTCCCTTTCCACGAAAGCGTTCTTCGTGGGCTTTCAGGTGAGAGGCGCAGTACGACCCTACGCACATAAGGCATGACTTCACGGCTTTGCTTTTTCTCACCGTACATGAAGTGCATTTCACCTCCTCTGGTTTGCTGGATTGTTGACTTTCGGCCTGAAATCCGGTTTTCTGAAGCTTTTCCACCAGTTCACCCAGAACAGTGTTCCTGCTCAGGAGAGGTCTCGGGTTGAACACCTGCCTGCACTGAGGACAGCTCCACTGACCTTTCTGCTTCGCCCTGTTCCAGTAGTCTTCAATGCACTCCAggcagtagctgtgtccacagggGATCGTCACTGGGTCTCTTAACACCTCCAGGCACACTGAACAGCAGAACTGGTCCTGCTCAACAGAAATCGTTGTGGCTGCCATTTCCTGCACTCTCGACTGAAACTAGAACAGGCAAAGATGGGCGTAGTTCACAGGTGTGCTGACAGCAGCTTCTCATGTTTCACCTGCTGCAACCTGAAGCCTCCAATCACAGCCAGCAAAGAAGCAAATGGGCCGTCCCAGAGAGCCTGTGCAAAGACCAGCCTGACAAAGAAAACGCCTCCAGGTCCTACATCAGGGAAGCTCCTGTGAGATCACATTTAAATACAATCTGATATGAGGCTGTACTGGAAAATGGCATTGTTTTCGTGCCTGGAGCCAGCGTTTTGGTCACGGAGCTGATGTGTAAACAAAAACCACCCGTGAGAAAATGTAGtgcgtttgttttttaatgccaGCATGTCAAATAATCCACGTTATCATTGAAGCAAATATGACTGTTTACAGAGGATtactgggttaaaaaaaataaataatatacctTTAAAAGCATctaacactgaaataaaacgcACTAAGTCAGTCCTGCTTGTTGCTGCTGAATACATCGTCAGTGCGATCTTCACAGATGCTTTTCTCGTGCCTTTCCCAACACTGATTACATTTGAGTATAGcagaataaaaaatttaaaaaaaaacagcaattacATGACTTAAGTTGTAGTGTGGCTTTGTGTGTGGACAGCACTTGATTATAATGACGTTCCATCAGGGTGAGTGTGTGAAAGTGAGGTTTGATGTCCTTAAGAAGTCTTATTTCCTCCTGGGGTGAGCACGTCGTGGAGGGTGCTTATGTCTGGATCCCGAGGAGAATTTAGAGcctggaaaaagaaggaaacaaagaaaaatctttttttttttttttgtctttagcaCAAATAAATACCACAACTTATACCAGTAGAGTCTAGCTTGAAATGTGAGGAAGGGGTAAAGTTGTTACTAATTTTCTGTTTAACCACTGCTTAATACTGGATCGAGCCTTCTACAAAGAATGATGATCAACAACAATAGCTAcgtaaaaagataaaaagatcaATGCACACGTGTGTAAAAACAAGCTTTTCTGGaacaatatgaataaaaaccAAAGTCCCGCAGCGTGGAAGCGATTGATgttcttttttcattgttttctgaagtttttgagttttttttcttttctcattttgtgaCGCTGTTTAACAGAATTTAGATTAAGTGAATCGATCCCTGCCTGCCTTTAAGCTAAAATGTTCAATCCAAAAACCTGACTTAGCAGCAATCAAATAGCCAGCAtgagcaaacatttttttaaagtcaaactttactccgGCATTTTTTTACAAGATTATATCAGATTTGTCACGTGGCTATAGATTTATCTCAAAGTACTTTGGCTGATCCCTTATTTCCCAAAGGGTCACCACAACGGATCgatccatgtttttgttttttttaaatatcggACTATCAAATAGAAGCTTGTTTCCACTCctggaaaacagtgaaaattTCAGCTCAAACTTGTtggaaaataactaaaaattgagaaaataatttaaaatttcaagttattttcaCAGAAGATAGAGTTAGTAAGTGAGAATTGTGAGATAcccaaacaaaaacttttaaataaaaatctaaattgtAACTCGTGAATGTTTTTAGTGCCAGAAATGAGCTTCCATAagttcctgacacaaccctcccATTAATCAAAGCTTGGGATTAGGACTAGGAGTGCCACGCAGCCACATGAGAGCACTGCTTGCTGACGTGTATCAAATAAAATTTAGGTCTCAAACTGTGCTGAGTGGCTCCAAAGTGTAGAGCTTCACACATCCACCTAACAAGGGAACGATCCCAGGCGGAGACAAAAATCGATATTTAAAGATTCTCGACCATCTGGCTGAGCTACTTATTAACTAAAGATTAGCTTTAAAATATTgactatgtaaacaaaacacaacaaacaaatctatcaaacaaagaaacaagagTTAATATTTGCACAAGTTCTTGTTACAGTGACACCCGGCACTGGCGGGTTTAAGCACATCTAAACTCAATCGGCTTCTTTCTTTATTACACTAGAACAATAAtatgagcagaaggatttgcaTGTGGTTTGCTTGAGTTAAGTGGGTTTCACACACGTGCAGTAAATACTGTTTAAATGTTGTAGTTACCAAATGGTGAAAAGGAAAACGCTGGAGGTCCTGGAGTGAGGAAGGGGTTGAGAGGGCTCACATGACTTTGGTCTAGACCAGGCGAAGGGATCACTGCGATAACAAAGACGGGTAACAAAAAGAGGTTACTACAGTCTCAGCTATCGGTCTTTATCTGCAGATTCAGCAAAGCCAACTGCTGTGAGATAATAAGATCAGATTAACATGTCTCATTTttcacaattaaaataaaaataaaataaacagagttTTATCAGGAcagaaattttacatttttagtgtGTTTTTGGTGACGTGTGAGAGTTTTTTGTGGATTTATATTAGTCTTACTTAAGTTTGATTTAAGGCAAATTCCTtctagaaaaacaggaaaatattcattttgttttcatgttacaccaaacatgaaaaatatcagTGTAGACCACTGAGCTTTTGATAAAGTGGATGaatttcttttatatttatatcacaTTTCTGTCAGTATCTCCCAGCTGTTACAACAATATCACCCAATTATTATatcactttatatttttttatttagatattctttattttaactgcCATTTATTATCTAAGAGTTGTTTGAAATCagtaaattatacattttaatctttaataTCTTAATGGTGTGTGACCCTGCTGCCAGGGGAGGTTTATTTAAATACGTGCGACTATGTAAAAccctaaaaaataaatgtattgagCTTTGTAAGAGTGTTTAATCCGGCGCAGATAAGATGGTGATTTTGATTTAAAAGAGTGATTTAAGATGATTAAAAATCATCCCTGACCACCAAAACTGCTGCACTGTTTAAAACTGTTAATAAAACCTGTGAAtgtgacacacatgaacactcaCATGCAGCTGCTTCCATTTGTACAACTTCCAGATTAAAACTTCGATCCACCACCGTGCAGTCAGACTCGACTGAGAGATCTGGATTCCTTACAATTACGATATTTCTCACtgtaaaagataaaaaagtaGAACAACGTCAACAGACAGTCGACAGAATCATTTATGgtgcaaaaaattaaaatgtgataCAAATCTTTATATCTACCTCTCTCATAAATGCTGACACATCCGTTCTGACAGACCTCCTGCAGAAGCGCCTTAAAATCTGACACAGCTGTCGTCACCGGGCCGAAGATGAAGTCTGGGTCCGATGCAACCAACGGCGAAGCCGACAGCACAGGTGGAGCATGGAGGGACTGACAGCTCTAAATACAGACCAGGAACAGTGGTGAAGATAAAACTTGAACCACTTTTTTTCCCAAGACTTTGCTGTGGCGGTGTGTTTATGAATATTTCAGCACATGGTGGGCTTAGCAACATAGAGACTAGGAAGGTAAGCTGACGCAGAGATGTTTCCCAGCATGCTATTTATACAGAACACAACAAGGAAGGGTGAGTAGCAGAAATAAGTGGAGGGGTGGCATTCATGACAAAAGACAAGACATAAAATGGTTTGGTCAACGACCACAAGGCACCAGATCCAAGGCTGGGACTACAGTAGTGAAAGATTATCTACGAATGGGTCTGGATGTGATAAAAGCTTAGGAAATTCCTAAGTTTAAGAACTCCCTACAAACAGGGACTATTTTCATTGTGTAGCATATCGTCACAGTAAAATGTCCTGAGAGTGTGATAAACTCTTATCCACCTGAAGGAAATGGATGGGGTCTTCAGCGTGGGAAAGCTTATCCAGTTCATCTTCATTCTTCTTCAGCTCGCCGATCTCCTTCTGAATCTGCTCCAGCAGCTTCTCTGCCTCACCGATGGCCGTCTTCTCCTGAGCTTTAATCAGCTCTCTAACCTCAAAGCGCTTCAGCTCTATTGACCGAATCAGCTCGGAGAAGACTGCGTCGCTTTCCTCGGCTGCTGCACGAGCCGAACGCTGGAGggagacagagaacagaacgcCAGGCAAAGAGTGaagaaagaccaaaaaaaacttcaaaagcTGATAAAATAGCAAATGTAGACCTTTAACAGTAGAAAGATTAGACATTTTTACCATCCAACAGTGAGATGTTGAACATCAGCACTTACGCTGAGAGAGAAAATGGCTTTTCTCAGCTCCTGCACCTCCTTTTCTCTTTGCTGAATCCTCAGCTGGGAGCTCTGCTTGATCTCACTGAGCTGCCtctgaagaaaatcaaaaatcaaaagtCATGTAACTGAACAGAAGTAGATGCATTTCATTCTCTGCTACATTATCCAGATTTCCTGCTACACTGGGCCTGTGCACGGACTGAAGTCAGTTGTCACTAAAACTGAAtcactaaaaaaaaagagaagaaattaaaaattattatgaAGTCTTTCAGTTGTTTAAttctttgctgcttttattCCACACAAATACCCAAAAACAGGTTTGAGGAACTCCAGAGGTGTTTCAAACCCAAACTATAAACTTCACATCTCTGCTCCATTTCTCTGACGAGTCTACAGTTAAACTGTTTGGTCCTACTGTGGATCAGGCTGAAAATGTATTCTAGATTAGATAGTGTGGTGAATTAAAGACACCGAAACACTCAGTGATGAACGTTGGATCTTCTTAACACAAAGGATCTGAGTTATCTGCTTTAATGCGTTCCTCATTAAAACTGCATCACAAATTATGACTCGGTagtaaaaccctgaaaaccactgAGACCTTTAAAATACAATCAATAGCTCAGTtcacaataaaagaataatGAACAGCAGCAGTTAGCAACAGATATACAGAAAATTAAATGATGTTCATTTGCGTGACTATTATTTGAACATGTAAGCAGTGGTTTATATGTTTGCCTATCAAATGGAAAGGCCCTTGGTTAATTCCAGGAAGAGACCCAAATCAATTTGGAATTACAGCATGTCAAAATTTACATGAGGGTgtcagcttttctttctttttcttttggtgaGATAAATAGGAAAAGATTTGCAGCTTTTCTTTAGATCTATTGgagtcattttaaatatttttaagttggttgcactttttttccctcGTTTCTCTAAGTCAACTTAACAAGTGGCTCCATCAGGTAGTGATTTGCTCAGCAAGTGAAGCGGCGCTGATTTGATTCCAGCTGGAGACACAAGTCCCTTTGGGGTTGTATCTGGTGGAAAACTCAAACATGTGGCGCTTGCAGCTGTGACAAAAGAGCAGCTGAAAATACATTCTTCCTCTCTAAAGCACCCTGACACTTAGTCACATTGATTTTTATACTGCTGTGAATAGGGACAAATATTTGTTCATGCATAGGAGGCTCTGTGGTACAATGGTTGTCATGTTCATCTTACACACAAAAGTCCTTCAGGACTGAAACACAAACCCAACCTACAAGCAAATGTACATACCAGATGAATAAATGAGTTCTCTTATAAAGGAACAGACAAAGTTACCTTTAGTTgaggattattttattttggaaaaatcTGGAAAATTTGACTTCTTTTCTCACATTTGATGTAAGGTAGAATACAACCCTACAAATGGCAACTGATTGACAAAACCAAATCAGCGCTTTAATGAAACATTCAGAGGTTCATAATTAAAGAACAGACAACACAAAATTAATGAAACAATGGGTTGATTTATAGATAATTACATGGCAACCACTTTGATAATCATTTCAATGCAGCTTCCAGCCTCTCAAATGTCTTTAATTATAAGATTTGCAGCTTTTCATTTTAcccgtgtgcgtgtgtggtagATATGTGTCTTTTCTGCCCCATTTCTCTAAAGCATCTTAACAGTTAGACTATTTTTGTCCCCCTGTGAATGGGTCCCTGGATTAGATTAAGTCTtcacttaaagaaaaagaaaagacacattGTTTGACTCTGGAGTGGATTCAGTCCACTGTTAAAAGACGATTTTAAGAGAAAGTGCATGTTGGAAATGTCAACACACATTTGCATCTGTGGATTATGTTTATATGAGAAAAAGACTATATTCACTTTAATGTTTACCTTAAGCTGCACTGCAGTATTTAGACTTTTTAAACCCTGACTACAGTCATACGGAAAAAAACTCTAAGGAAGCAAttaagattttatttatgtagcacaaaaaaggcaaagtgcaacaaaaatgctaaaacatagaaacaaaaagttacccaaaaagcaagtttaaaaagctgctttttaaaagaaagcacAGACCACACGCTCAGACAGAGAAGGTTCCAGAGGGTCTCAGGGTCACTGTTGCAAAAGCTCCGTCCTATTTTAGTTCTCAGCTTTGTATGTTGCAAAGCCAGCAggccctgatcacatgacctcagggacctgctggggttGCACGATGGTGCCCATCCCTGCAGCGCTTTAAAAGGCAAAACCAGAATCCTATAGTGGACTCTCCAGATgatggggagccagtgcagcagaTTTAACTGCGGTGTGACATTTGAATACGAAGGAGACTTAGTCAGAACAATTGTACTTGTAAGGTTCTTACCTTTGCTTCCTCTGGCAGTTTGCTATAGTTTAGATTTAGTTAACTGtgtcaaaatgttttgtttccctttaattttttttatcactttaagTGTTGCTTTTAGTCTTTTTATAATATGGGGATATTAGTGAGGGGCAGACTGGGGTTTTAAATCAGGGAAACACTCCAGACAGCACATTGTGGAGGCAGTTAACTCAGCCTCAGAAAAAAGGGAATGAGCTCCATGTAGGAGGCTTCCTCCCTCTGTGTAATTCAGGTGAGGTGATTACCTTCTTCTGCTGTATCTCCTCCTCAGCCAGCACCGTGTCGTGCCCTTTGTGCTCGTCGGTCAGACACAGGGAGCAGATGCAGCGCTTGTCGGTCCGGCAGTAGACCTCGAGCAGCTTGTCATGTCGCGGACAAATGGTCTCCTGGAGCCGCTTGGAGGCAGccaccagcttgtgttttttGAAGGCTGAGGACTCGTAGTGAGGCCGGACGTGATCATCGCAGTACGACGCCAGACAAACCAGGCAGGAGCTGGCCGCTTTGCTCTTCAACCCGATGCAGACGTCACACTCCACGTCGCCGGCTTCGGCAAAAGTTCGGCCAGCTGTCGGTGCCGCGGCGTCCTGGAGTGTCGTGTTCTTAAATATCTCCACCACGTCGGCCAGAATGGTGTTCCTGGCGAGCAGCGGCCTCGGGTTGAAGTTCTGTCGGCACTGCGGACAGACATAAACCCCGAGGTAGTCGTCCTGGTCCCAGTAGTTCTGGATGCAGCCCGAGCAGTAGCTGTGTCCGCACGGTATAGTAACCGGGTCCTTCAGCACGTCCAGACAGATGGAGCAGTTGAACTGGTCCTTGTCCAGGAGCACCCCGGCTTGAGCCATCGTAGAAAACACCAAAGTACAGCTAGAAAGTGACAAATAGCTACTGCTTTGTTTACAGGAAGAGAATGAGGGGGCGTGGCCACTGAGGGCTTTAACAGGACTACTTCCAGTTTCTGTATCGACGGTCGGCAAACGACGAATGGGTGCTTTGCTGCCACCAACTGGCACGGAGCGGGAGTGAGGCGAACAACAGGTTTATCGTACTGCAGACATTCTGGCTTGATGTTCAGAAATGGTAAAAACCAAATATTTCATTCGATTTTGCAAACTGTGTTGTAACGTTATTTTGGTTATTCTCTTAAACGaatttaaattatatataaagtcTTTAAAATTACTTCTAGAAAACAAaccataaaaaaatataatattccaAAGCATCTACCCACTGAAATTGTTATCTGAGATAAATCACGTCTTCTattatagttgttgtttttttccccgtctttctctctctcttcgcATATGTGGCATTTAATTTGTAATCTGTCTAGATGTCTATATTCGCTGTCTATATAACGGGGAAGTAAGGGTACTTAAATTGAATTCTAATAACTTTTTACATGTActccctacatttttaaacaaatatctgtactttcgACACAGACGTGTtacttttggttaaactgtatCATTTATAGCGTTTATACTCGGGACTTGGCACACTATGGGAATAACTGCACGCAGTCTGCGTGTttactgatgtttgttgagctttGTCAAGGTTGCATTGAAGTGAGCTTCTGAGCATACGCGATGTTTTCTTAATGCGATATGATACGGGACTTTGTAAAGAGACAGTTTGGCTTGTTGAATTCTGTATCAAATGCAtcaaatgcaatttaaaaaaaatatctaataagtatataataaaaatatatcatacaCAACAAGAtatagaaaaaagaagaaaggggtTAAACAGTTCCAAGTTccaaaaaatctgatttttttttgggCTATTTAAGGAAGGAAGGCAGCTGTTGTACCTGCTGGTTTTAGCCCTTGCTCAGTGAGTAAAATGGGTCGTTCCAGACATTGCATCGAGGGAGAAAAAACTTTGATCAGAAAGTTGATTGGATAGAGGAAAACTTAAAAAGAAGTGCAGAAAATAATTGGCTGCTCAGCTAAAAAGATCTCAAATGCTTTGAAATGGGAAAGAAAACCCGAAACACGTGGTAGAAAAAGGAATACTACCATCCGCCTAGATCATAGAATAACAATAATGGCAAAGAAGCATCCAGTGATGAGCtccagagaaataaaaaaagatctcCATTTACTTGTGAGAACTTCAGTAATCAGAAGATGCTTATGTGAAGCCAAACTATTAGCAAGAAACCTTCATAAATAccactgctgaaaaaaaaacacatgtattGAAAAGGTGACAGTTTGCCAAAGAACACATTGACTGGCCTAAAAAGAAGTGGTGCGATATTCTGTGGACAGATGAGAGTAAGATTGTTCTTATTGGGCGTAAAGGCCACTGAATACAAGCCACAGTACACTTTGAAGAAAGTAAAACATGGAGGTGCAAGCATAATGGTTTGGGGCTGTTTCTCATACTTTGGAGTGGGGCCCATTTATCACATAACAGGCACCATGGACCAGTTTCAGTACCTAAAAATACTGGAACAGTTCATGTTGCCTTATGCTGACCCTTAAAATGGGTGTTTCAGCAGGAAAACACcccaaacacaccagcaagcgGGCAATATCCTGGTTCCAGACAAAAACAGATTGATATCATGAAGTGGCCGGCCCAATCCCCAGACCTCAATCCGATTGAGAATTAGTGGTGTGACCTCAAAAATTCTGTTCTTAAAGCAAAACCCAAGAATGCAGAAGATCTGTGGAATGTGGTCCAGTCAGCGTGGAGGCAAGTCTAAAATGTTAGTTGTAGATCAGTATATACGGATATA includes:
- the LOC113010091 gene encoding E3 ubiquitin/ISG15 ligase TRIM25-like — its product is MAATTISVEQDQFCCSVCLEVLRDPVTIPCGHSYCLECIEDYWNRAKQKGQWSCPQCRQVFNPRPLLSRNTVLGELVEKLQKTGFQAESQQSSKPEEVKCTSCTVRKSKAVKSCLMCVGSYCASHLKAHEERFRGKGHKLIPPSDQLKEKLCPQHDKLLRLYCHNDQHCVCSQCVKESHKGHETVSVVDERAKQQKKLQETSLKSVQKLKESEKELRYVIRYIKHSTEAAQEESERIFSKLIRSIEKQNSEVKELIRVQGKAAVSQAEEELEKIQKEMAELKRTGAELEKLSHTEDHIHFLQKCKSLHFPTKPVEMPSTDALHYLMYKTTKGALVNLKDNLDDTLQKEFSKISEKVTLLKESSSKNNSERSKVKDADIPYNSEPKTRADFLQYYNDIILDPNTANSYLCFSDGQRAVTTRADPQPYADHPDRFTSWAQVLCKAGMAGRCYWEIEWTGNGGVSVGVCYKNMSRAGGGSECKLGHNSKSWSLDCSPTACSFQHNKESMTLSAQCACRIGVYLDFRGGTLSFFNVSDAMVLLHKEKITFTQPLYPGFWVGLGSTLKLCSI
- the ftr67 gene encoding finTRIM family, member 67 isoform X1 translates to MAQAGVLLDKDQFNCSICLDVLKDPVTIPCGHSYCSGCIQNYWDQDDYLGVYVCPQCRQNFNPRPLLARNTILADVVEIFKNTTLQDAAAPTAGRTFAEAGDVECDVCIGLKSKAASSCLVCLASYCDDHVRPHYESSAFKKHKLVAASKRLQETICPRHDKLLEVYCRTDKRCICSLCLTDEHKGHDTVLAEEEIQQKKRQLSEIKQSSQLRIQQREKEVQELRKAIFSLSRSARAAAEESDAVFSELIRSIELKRFEVRELIKAQEKTAIGEAEKLLEQIQKEIGELKKNEDELDKLSHAEDPIHFLQSCQSLHAPPVLSASPLVASDPDFIFGPVTTAVSDFKALLQEVCQNGCVSIYERVRNIVIVRNPDLSVESDCTVVDRSFNLEVVQMEAAALIPSPGLDQSHVSPLNPFLTPGPPAFSFSPFGSKFSSGSRHKHPPRRAHPRRK
- the ftr67 gene encoding finTRIM family, member 67 isoform X2; translation: MAQAGVLLDKDQFNCSICLDVLKDPVTIPCGHSYCSGCIQNYWDQDDYLGVYVCPQCRQNFNPRPLLARNTILADVVEIFKNTTLQDAAAPTAGRTFAEAGDVECDVCIGLKSKAASSCLVCLASYCDDHVRPHYESSAFKKHKLVAASKRLQETICPRHDKLLEVYCRTDKRCICSLCLTDEHKGHDTVLAEEEIQQKKRQLSEIKQSSQLRIQQREKEVQELRKAIFSLSRSARAAAEESDAVFSELIRSIELKRFEVRELIKAQEKTAIGEAEKLLEQIQKEIGELKKNEDELDKLSHAEDPIHFLQSCQSLHAPPVLSASPLVASDPDFIFGPVTTAVSDFKALLQEVCQNGCVSIYERVRNIVIVRNPDLSVESDCTVVDRSFNLEVVQMEAAACSKFSSGSRHKHPPRRAHPRRK